ccgcctggtggtgggagagatggtgctagtggtggtggtcatTCTGGGTCTGATTTGGGAAATAGGTCTTCGTCTAAAAGTTCTATATCAGCATCTATTGATTCTTCAGGGAAAGTAGGAAGTAGTAAATCCAAGTTTAACTTTGACACAGTTGAAGATTTGAGATAGTTGAAATTGTAAATTGAATTCACTATTCAATAAATTCACTATTCCATACAAAATGAGTTTAAAGTCGCTATTATATTCAGTTTCGAAGTCATTATTAATTAATTCtcgtttttagtttttgattcagttgaatcagctttggattcagctgaatcaatatcaattttttttttatgaaatatcATTAAAAAAATACTGTTTCTGTCAGTTTTTGTCGATCTACTGTTAAAGAAAGTAGTTATTTTAAAGAATTCAACTTTTGCCAGACACAgtcgttttggaaaaaaccacttCTAGAATGCAGCTGATGGACACAGTCGTTTTTAGTGATATTACTTCATGTCCTGACAGTAgtttaacttccattttccaccagtgattggagatgatgatgaagatgaagacgaactcatcttcatcttgttgttgatgattgatgttgttgttgctgctgctgttgaagacgtcgaagaagatgaagatgatgatgacgtttttatatggagttcatttctggaatgaactatgtttttttaggtttttatatggagttcatttctggaatgaactctgttttttttaggtttttatatggatttcatttctggaatgaactatgtttttttaggtttttatatggagttcatttctggaatgaactctgttttttgtaggtttttatatggagttcatttctggaatgaactctgtttttttaggtttttatatggagttcatttctggaatgaactctgtttttttaggtttttatatggagttcatttctggaatgaactctggtttatgtagGTGGTTTctgaaaaataagtagaaattaactaGAGTTcatttttgacgaatgaactactacaagaaaataagtaaaaattaatacagaagggtattttagtttgttttatatatttaaataattatggaccaaacaataAAGTCGTTTTCCctaaggactaaacagacatgggaccacctaaaaaaggaccaaacgatatttttcccaataAAAATCTTATTGGTCCCAGGGGAGTTTCCatttttaaaaattgttttactAGACTATATAAACTTATTAATACCACATCGGGGAGAttcctcttcttaagttgtaatctaagggaaaggggtttctctatactTTAAAAAGACACTCtattacacctactactagcatatgtagtagatgcccaacttgagcttgacaaatctaaaaaaaaacttaagGAAAATCACAAAAGCTTAAGAAagcaataaaaaaatatttttctttgggCTTTTATAAAATATAGAGAACTGAAGAAGATGAATCTCACCGATgtgatgtgggactaataagtttgtataatcttgtaaaattccccatgtgggactaataaaattttcattcccaaagaaatttatttatttattttttttagttaaaaaatttaaaataaaatccTTGGATTATTTGTATATGTTAAGAAGAACTTGTTTATATAATAATGTAATACAACCGAAGAAGATGAATCTctccgatgtgggactaataaatTTGTATGGTCCAGTAAAATTCCTGATATGGGACTAATAAAATTTTCATTCACaaagaatttttattttattttattcagtTAAAAACtttagaataaaattcaatacATATGGCAACTTCAAATATTTTAAAATTCTACAgcaatctttttttttccttttctttttttttttgtgaattgtgCTTataagaataaaagaaaaaagaaatgatgGATACATAGTTACATACTTGTGGGTGTaatgaaatttatttttatttatgggATACATATATATAAACACGGCTGGAGATGCTGTAAGTTGAAACAAATAGGTTACACGATTACATCAATTGAACAAACCAGAGAAATACATTATCAACTTCAAACATTTGCATGATCACCCTTTTTTCTCCTTAAGATACTTCCCAATTGTTTTTGCTATAACTTCTAATGGCTTAATGGAAACCAGGGAAGCATTGTCCGCAAAGGCATCATCAAGTTCATATTCAATAGTTATGATCACGGATGAATGTTCACTTTTCTCGGTGATTTCGTAGGTAACTCGATATAAGCTAAACCCTACCTCCAAATATCCTCCTTCAACCACCTCTGTCACTTTGATACGTTTTTCATTATCAACCTTCGTGAATTTCTCACTGTAGTTTGTTACGGGAGACTCTACAAGACAAACAATATGCCTAAATTAATCACTAGATGCCACAACAGATATATGTGGCTCAACAGTACTAGGAAGGGAACAAAGTGAAAGGCGTACCTGGTGGAAAAGTGAGTTTTAACACTGTACCAACACCTCCGTCGccaacaacaacttcaaaatcacGAAGAATTTCAGGCAGTAATTTCTTGATAAGTCTTATGAGTTCTAAGGTGCCGTAAACAGCCCAAAGATCTGATGCCGGAACTGGGACCTGTACCTCTTTCGAAATCTTCCCTTTCATGTCGTATTCTGTTGCTGTCTCGGACTTTAAATCTTCTTAGGCAGTTGGGATTTACCTTTGATAATGCTCCCTATTTATAAGTGTGTGAAATATTGGATGTTTGTGTTTAACTTGTCTTTGCAGTTAAGGATGATAATTGGGTGGTCAGTGGATAGTTTGTCTTTACGATTGGGCACAAAGGGTAAGATGCCCTACATTGCCAAGTTGAAGTATTCGATCCTAATATCATAATATCCTATGATTTTCCCATCCAATTTATGTTCGGCTCTCAAGGGTGACTTTAGCCTTAGTGAAAAGTGCGGCACAAATATATTTGGGTACATGTGCCTTGACAGGTCTGATCACTAGTTTTTATGGTTTTAAAAAGCAAAAATTTTATTTGGACCGCCAAATCAGACTACGGCAAAACCGCCACTAACAAAATTGTCAGTGGGTTCCACTAGAAGCATCCCCATTGATGTATTCCGGCGGGGTCCATCGGGACCCATCCAAAAAAATCTGtaagagctttttaaagttttgttTTTGCGTGATTTAACCCCTCGGTCTGTTCAGAACCATTGTTTAAAAAGCGATAATGACTCCCCTTCCATTCCCCACCCTCGCCTACGTGTTGAGTTAGTATTGATCAAAGCCAATAATAATGGGACCTCTTATTTttctacacaaaattggtcaattaatccaataatcacaatttctggatgaaacagacatgtaaaatttgatactgtttaaatggacgagaatgtaaaaatagttaggatgtaaacagtttcatcctaccattttcaaatattttttctaatttttaatttacatcaggatgcatccagtttcaccctcgCTATTTTTAAAATTAAGCCAAGATGAATCCAGAtacattcttgctatttttttggtgtccaattcactcatactaatttttactcgttcattagaaccatgttttaaaaatatttggacaatcgACCAAATTTTCGATTTTTCTAtgaatcaaaatttatgaaactaTGGGTTTAGACGGTGCCGCGTAATGGCGGAAAGAAGTGAGAGAAGTGTAGCAGCTTTGTTTAAAAAGTTCTACTTGGATTGGCTCCTATCACCACCTTCCTCTGAGCCTGTATATATTCAACAACACTAGCTATTCGACTTTTATTCTTCTCGGCTATTTTGTTTTTCCAAAAGTATGTGTCTCCTTTCATCCTATTGCTCAAGGTCACTAATATCACCACCTAATGATTTTATCACTATATATACTTATAgtgaattcatatatttattctggTATGCTGCCGCCAATGAGTTGCACTGATGCGGACTCGACGCAAGGCGCACATGGATAAATTCTAAGAAAATTAGACGCGAACACATTATAAAATCAATGATATTTTCTACTAAAATATATGTCATGAATCTTTTTATTTGTCAACAAGACGGATAAGTTGTTGATAAATTACAAATTTATAAATGATAATAGTATATATGTCAATAAAATAACACATATATAAAAAGTTTGGGCATTAATAACATTCATTTAGATTAAAGTGAAATGATGTCACTGATGATCTGACGCAGAGATGCACGCTTCTAAGCATCAAACAGTGACCATTTTGGGCGTGTCCGTGCTACCCAGTGCCAATATGGTTGAACAATTGTGTTTGTTAAAAAGAGAGGGATAATCGGTGAACTATGGTTATATAAAAATGGATCTATGTTGCAAGGACACGGCAAAAAAGATGACATAACCGTGTTGGAAACTCGGTCGGATACGATACGCGATGGACACACCACATCATGTTCAGGCCGGAAAAAAAGATAATGGACACTTTGTGGACACTAACTGACACTTTCGGACACGTCATAAATGATTCgttttggtttggaagatgaaaaTGAATTAAATGTGAAGATAATTTATTCTCTTTTTAGTCAAATCCTTGCATTAGTCATGAAAGCTTTGATCATTATTtcattattattaattttatttatatTGTAATAAAGTACTTTTATATTTATCccaaattaattaaaatcttccAGAATTTTAGAAAATGTAAAAAATACAAATTAATGAATTTTTATAGATAAGAAACTGGAAGGAATCCTAGCAAAAGGCTGGGCTCCCGCCCCTTTCTGAATAACAACGCCTAATATGTGGAAAAGAAAATACGTTTCTTAGCATTAATGTCGAACCTAGACAGGTGATTATGTAATCTCCTTAACAAATCAACCAGATCATCCCCCAAATCGCCAAGCGTCGTAAAATCCAAGACGCCAAAACCATAACCTTGAGACCAATATTTATCtaaatatttcttatttttatgagAAATCGCATTGCTCAACGTTAAAGCAGGATGAAAAGCATGAAATCCTCCCCCAGTGAAAGGTGAAACCCCAGTAACATTCAGACACACATCACGACCATTAGCCCAATTATAAATAAGAACATCATCCGGACGCAAACTACTCTCCTCATTAGACATGAATCCCAACGCAACTTCCTTCCTTGCCGAACCCCAGCCCGAAAACACATGTCTGCAATGGTGTCACGAACAAGATCatgtctgttagagcactgctcggtcgaacttgcaagagttggtatctcaagcttgtttgtcaagtttagttgccaaactataagtcttgatttctagtctacttatagctaagtctcggattaggatagtaagtgtagttgagctttagactccacggcgttcatcgattgaagacgaagaactacttaagggaacttgtggaaattcatcaacaaaaggtatgtggagacttgaacttatttatcactcaaaagtctatctattatatctcctatttcgagataaaagtcgtattgctatatagacttcaattatacacatttgctgtttcgagctgagtttaactcacttatctatttctcaaaatatatgttggtaagctttcactttaaccaagttcatcgttactcttgacaaaagtcatattgattatttcaataacttgaaaatcgctttgatgctaatagtttgtggataacaactattgtcatcctctaagaaagttttaatgattgaaatgagagtttagaataagtaaccatgtttggatataatcatagtgtgtattcacatttgtgtaaaaatccaaaaccgggaacctaagtatgcgtacccgtgtgcgtactggttggttgttggaagtacgAAATCTAGGTAtatgtacctgtacgcgtactgccagaagtttgggttccgtgaatatctactggagtttggaatgtgaatTGGTATGTGTACTCATAcgtgtactggcgtaaccaaactcggtctggctacttaggtatgcgtaccagttttcatacttaagtaggttactttctaaaatcggtttgttcatgaactaaaacatttatataataaggatgcaatcttttgcaaaccgtggctatgatgttcatgaattgattcgagtgaatcaaaatcgattttgcttcaattgtgtcttgtacacttctatgagatctaagcaattgaacaactctctaactagtttcatttgagtcatttgaactagttatggtaaggatgaataaggttgatatgaaagtgctcatatgactaaccattggttaactattgttgaaccgactaagtgtatacgtttaggtacggttactcaaacctaaatgaagttacatttcatttgtatataaaaagctaagttcgatctaatggttgaaagatattagcttgaatctaatcaggttttcatctaacagtgaatattgaatgctttctaaccaaggtaacctagattgcaatccctgatttgaaatctatataaaggagaactctagcaactggggaacctaatccccacacctcctatgtgatactagttgcataagctagagtcgattctcctttagactaaggtttttcacgaaaccctgtaggttaacgacttgaagacttcattgggattgtgaagccaaacccaactattttctctgtagttgcgtgttgtgatcttgctgttttctatcaggattgagtattatcttctttaagatttgctcgagatttattctccgataggcaagattgaaaagtagtcacaaacaccttcgtctcatcgtttgtgatttcaaaattgaaaaaacgggggtctaacaatcacacctaatatttcacttagaaatctgtatggactaactctaatatacttttaagagaataaactagacagtcagactcaatcttaacaaaaagcatatcaaggagttatatctcaatttctcgattcaatacttactcaagcaaatagaaatcttcgagtctaattgaacacaagataAATTagcttgaacgataccaaagaccaatgttcaagtatcaatcaatttcaatcaacaaccaaaggttggattttccaattgatcgattcaacgcacaacctgtgatatttcaattatataacaaaatataatgcggaaaagaaataggagAAGGAGACAGAAAATAgggagaagaaaagagagagatttcTTATTCATGTTTGTATAGAATACAATGTTTAAGCCTTTATTATATAGATAGAAGACTTGGTGTCCAAGATatgtaaaccctaaaattagacaTGAAGAgcatcttagtaaataaacttGGTTTATAACACTCTCCCTGATGACCACTGTGGCTAAGTCATTACAAATATATCAGGAAAattcaaaagagaaaaacctgaaattgcatAAGCATGTATAGACTCTAAACAGTGTTGGACACGCaatgtttcctcattaaaaccttgacaaggaaaacccagtgggacaaaaccttgacgaaggaaataGAGTACAACGCGATAAAGTCCAGTTAATGCACCTTAATTTGATGATGGCACTCCCCCTGATAAATACTTCAGTCAAATCTTGGCCTGCAAATCTTTGAGTCGAGACTTTCCAATTTTGAagaacgaatttcttgaatgctgaagaggattgtgctttcatgaagatgtcggatagttgatgaagtcttcattTGTGTTGCACAAGCAGTAATGCCTTCGATTAATACTTTTGCGGAGTCTAcattcttcttcaacacattgAGAACTTGTGTCATGGATTGCTAGCTTCCCGAGATGATTTGTAGAAgttgttgatgtagtttcttcaacatagAGCCAAGATGTAGATAAATTACCATAAGTGAACAAAACTGAATTTGGTCATACCTTTTGTGGATTGGAATAACATCCAAATTACTAAGGGCCTGTTATATTGATTTGgtctaacaaaatgacctagttaatggtgggaatccaccaaataacagAGATtttacaactcccccttggatgaccaccatgttgaattaaattgcctcactaaaaaACTTGCCAGTAAAACTCAATGCGAGGAAAAAACAAATtgtacgaaggaaaaagagcacaaatatcaatattttaaataaaataaaataattaaatgtCAACAagatgtttcctcgttaaaaccttgtcaggaaaaaccacgtgggacaaaacctgaaacgaaggaaaaatagtacaacttttgacgattTATGGATGCTAAATCAACTATATGAGTATTACAGAAAACGAGCATCAAAATCATAACTCTAGTCTACCTCAAAgacgagtttaagctagcataattctaactgcagatttaagaaagaaaaataatataatttATGCTACCAAAGCgtggattttagtttttttaaggactcctcaagagacctataacgttgaaatcatcaactaattaatccggatttttggttgtgtaccaaatttctaaaaaaacATAAAGGATTATTAAACCTTATGTAAGCAAATAAGGTGGCTGCCTGAATAAAATTTGAATCCTCAAAAAGATTACAAATTCAATATGTACTTCGACCACATTTCTTGTGCTAATGAAATATGAGTCCTTCAAAGACTACCACGCCAAGTGCATTGTATAAAGAGAAAAATTAATGAATCAATCCTAGGGTCTGAGAAAAAATGAAACCCTTAAAATCGTATTTACAACGAAAAATTTCTCGTATAACGCATTATGACTACTCTAGCCTGTAATTAATAGGCTTGGCATTTTTAGAGTGTTAAGTTTTGGATCCAAAAATTGCGTTAATTGAGAAACTAATCCAACTTAAtttggattgtatgccaaccaatcacatatgtcgatattcctctgcagaggggttagCAACCactatctttattattttaatagctACTGTAATATTTGACAAAAAAATCAGCTTACCActatcccacacaattctcaattGTATGCATATCATGAAGAATTCACAAAATGACTAGTACCAGCACCCTCAGGTATTATAATCACCTCATCTTCCAGTGAGGAGATATGAACTATGAGAATGTGGATCTTGTTTTGATAGACTATATTGAAGTACTATATGTAGCTTATTCTAGAATGCTACTTTTTGCTGTATGTGATTGGATTTGCCTATCAAGAGGAAAAAGCTTACATAAAAGCAATATGAGACATTTCACACCTATTGATAGTGACAGCCTTTTTTCGGTTTGGTCATGTTGGGGGAGAAATGGATAtaaattttaagttaattaacacAAACTTCTGATAATGTATGCCCTCCCCCTGATCAAGGTGGAAATTTTACATTTATCTCATGTACGAAaacatcaagtttcataaaatattatccgattaattcgagaCATATACTCATTATGACATATGTCTTTCGACATAAAAAAAATGTAGTCTTATTAGACATACATATTTACCATCAACCATGaacacaaacaaaaataaaataaaataaagatgatATGTCAAAACCAAAAGCATTGAATATATGCAAACAAATCTCCAATAGTTTTGTGACCTTAAGGGCCAACGAGATAATGCTTTAGATTTAAGTTATGGACACTTtctttatcaaaataaaataaaagtcaagatcaatatagtcactACAAATACTAATGATAATGGCTAACAAGCCGGGTGCACCCATTGATATTTTATGTCCTACCGTATTCCAATTCCTAGTTGAACGGTCTCAATTTTGGGAGATTAATATTAGgaagaaaatataaatattgCTTAATATCCCTCAGTAATGCAACAATCTCCCGTTTCGTTGGTGTTTGCCAAGGTTTTTAAATCGTGAATCGAAACGTGAATCGTTTTTCTATTTCTACGAATCGAATCACATGTTGAATCGTGAATCGTAGATTCATGATTTATTGTTGAATCGTAGTTTGGTTACAAATAATATAGATTTATGGAAAACATTTGACAATAATCATAACTTATGATTTTATAAGTAGTATATATCGTTAAATACAATCACCAACAGCCCAGTTGGCACATGGTAGAATGGTTAGTCCCATAAGCCTGACGTCCTAGGTTCGAATCCTTATATCTCTTAATTTTTCATAGTTTAACTTGGTCAAAACGGTCTGAGGTCCTAGGTTCGAATCCTTATATCCTCTTAATTTT
This DNA window, taken from Papaver somniferum cultivar HN1 chromosome 3, ASM357369v1, whole genome shotgun sequence, encodes the following:
- the LOC113360870 gene encoding S-norcoclaurine synthase 2-like; translated protein: MKGKISKEVQVPVPASDLWAVYGTLELIRLIKKLLPEILRDFEVVVGDGGVGTVLKLTFPPESPVTNYSEKFTKVDNEKRIKVTEVVEGGYLEVGFSLYRVTYEITEKSEHSSVIITIEYELDDAFADNASLVSIKPLEVIAKTIGKYLKEKKG